A single Plasmodium knowlesi strain H genome assembly, chromosome: 13 DNA region contains:
- a CDS encoding syntaxin 5, putative yields MSYKNYYSENNPLTDEAKTDENEKKIKDNILLIKKNMIYAEENLENLKNNLISKRIIEALHEEIQQIYVKVIETENLFRDWEIKFAENPFEKQKKKYIFEKLNIHFKNEVNKLESISVNVKKAANELPNIENGEMSYSHIKNTKGGKIKNSNMSTLGKNPFTKDNFILHVDEDFTNNDDFVDNDDFIESASVYDYELDHFDENDRLIDSEIATQRFEGIKKIQCQVAQAQEVFKDFAQLVFTQKENIEILNNNIYDANINAFNSAKELKKTYLSVRQQRLSWCLIVITLVIFIYFIYFKLFHLSMFS; encoded by the coding sequence ATGTCGTACAAAAATTACTATAGCGAGAACAACCCACTGACAGATGAAGCAAAGACAGacgaaaatgagaaaaaaattaaagacaACATCCTGTTGATCAAGAAGAATATGATATATGCAGaggaaaatttagaaaacttaaaaaacAATTTAATATCCAAAAGAATTATAGAAGCTTTGCATGAAGAAATTCAACAAATATATGTCAAGGTTATCGAAACAGAAAATTTATTCCGTGATTGGGAAATAAAGTTTGCTGAAAATCCATtcgaaaaacaaaaaaaaaaatatattttcgaaaaattaaacatccattttaaaaatgaagtaaatAAATTGGAGAGCATATCTgtgaatgtaaaaaaagcTGCCAACGAATTGCCCAATAtagaaaatggggaaatgaGTTATagtcatataaaaaatacaaagggggggaaaataaaaaatagtaatATGAGTACTTTAGGGAAAAATCCTTTTACCAAAGATAATTTTATTCTCCATGTGGATGAAGATTTTACGAACAATGATGATTTTGTTGATAATGACGATTTTATCGAATCCGCCAGTGTGTATGATTATGAGTTAGACCACTTTGACGAAAATGACCGCTTAATTGACAGCGAAATAGCCACACAGAGAtttgaaggaattaaaaaaattcaatgcCAAGTTGCACAAGCACAAGAAGTGTTTAAAGATTTTGCACAACTCGTTTTTacacagaaggaaaatatagaaattttgaataataatatttatgATGCCAATATAAATGCTTTTAACAGTGCCAAAGAATTAAAGAAAACGTATCTCAGTGTGAGGCAACAACGTCTATCTTGGTGTCTGATAGTCATAACGTTggttatatttatatacttcATTTATTTCAAGTTATTTCACCTGTCCATGTTCAGCTAA
- a CDS encoding 50S ribosomal protein L1, apicoplast, putative: MTIKNGYKFLVEFFSFYILLLIPGTESYVRSSIGGRDIISWSNFSGALTEGRIQRRRLRWSARNSALPRPQLPAQLPTQLPTQLPPPHLEQATQVAQPSPPVEPTQRIKLKKKEKKILKKYKDFLDILPKRDSEFTINEAIEKIKTLAIHKFVESIDIYLSFNQKRSKMNKNDNLKTFITFPHNLKKKRAKKVYVVTNRDLQKKATDAGADVVGEDDLISKIKEREIRLKKKNNNFLLCTHDVIHKLARVGKEVGSKGLMPNEKSGTLVSEFLLEKHVKIFKFGNSYIFKLNKLNTLNLNVGDVYMPNDEIRENIYHLFEHLDNLEFFHFNSKNLKSIFLSSTMGFPFKIKKNFL, from the exons atgactATTAAGAATGGGTATAAATTTCTTGtagagtttttttctttttacattttactGCTCATACCTGGTACAGAATCCTACGTTAGAAGTAGCATCGGTGGTAGGGACATAATCAGCTGGAGTAATTTTAGCGGCGCCCTCACCGAGGGGAGGATCCAGAGGAGGCGCCTTCGGTGGTCAGCAAGGAATAGCGCGCTGCCGCGTCCACAGTTACCTGCACAGTTACCTACACAGTTACCTACACAGTTACCTCCACCGCATTTGGAGCAGGCGACACAAGTTGCACAACCATCACCACCCGTGGAGCCAACACAACGCAtcaaactaaaaaaaaaagaaaaaaaaattctaaaaaagtacaaagaCTTTCTGGACATTCTGCCAAAGAGAGACAGCGAATTTACAATAAACGAAGCGattgagaaaataaaaacgttgGCTATCCATAAATTTGTTGAAAGTATCGACATATATTTGTCCTTTAACCAGAAGAGGTCCAagatgaacaaaaatgacaACTTAAAAACGTTCATTACATTTCCacataatttgaaaaaaaaaagagcaaaaaaagtaTACGTCGTGACGAACCGGGACCTTCAGAAGAAGGCCACCGACGCAG GTGCTGACGTCGTTGGGGAAGATGACCTGATAagcaaaattaaagaaagagaaatccgactgaagaaaaaaaataataatttcttACTCTGTACACATGACGTGATACACAAATTGGCGCGAGTTGGAAAGGAGGTGGGAAGTAAAGGACTGATGCCAAATGAAAAGTCTGGAACGCTGGTTAGTGAATTTTTACTTGAAAAACATGTGAAGATTTTCAAGTTCGGGaattcatacatttttaagctgaacaaattaaacaCGCTCAATTTAAATGTGGGCGATGTGTACATGCCAAATGATGAGATCCgagaaaatatttatcaCCTTTTCGAGCACTTGGATAATTTGGAGTTCTTTCACTTCAATTCGAAGAATTTGAAGTCCATTTTCCTCAGCAGCACCATGGGTTTCCCATTCAAAATTAAGAAGAACTTTCTCTAG